In a genomic window of Brettanomyces nanus chromosome 1, complete sequence:
- a CDS encoding uncharacterized protein (EggNog:ENOG41~BUSCO:EOG093408TF): protein MSDVGLPPLMWAYLQPAVLSSHGSSMSPSVATPIATPIATPTHSEHESEDFFSSGSSSVVFVFPDTIAFDHVRDKCHHAFDTLPVSQIKIVGFESYLIEQWMCSRQTKNQIVIYTGNLSDTVVAYRLEIVNNRSIWPSSFRHYIDELSRSKHSFPTQSEYGTIYVTNVAQLDASLSLVPVPSGNLKDVYSCYVVNHDLKRLGCGSRSATVISIPPKPVEDKFKSTFHIPHEVSLDYAVREFVIVLQTFLYYYGFLRPQFCDGLYCDKTELALSQWWRMVSDIKYCTSLLKRRPPNCTLAISVRSVIGFTLFIRTLLDLGSNSFITPKDVMDARGFRLSILLFQKSQKIYREKSHEAFLDHETLVKLFEWAKTVKTNQNFAKDLTKVKNMMKNTVMDFASAKMKETFAGISPSSKDASKKFIDCQDFEQFLLLNLGRQLQYLFLGKGRPIEINKISLAAEYRRLQKTLLGPSDNKVNHGRLQMTSSNDSNGPSASNECRGHYDELPTSRDRIGTYGTNVIYDHNGTGIIDHSHGQKGSGECPYSYRQLCREDAEGLIFEKRLKRRHSIPSIEKEANIYGTEMEVLRSASDINKGVLYSSSGKHACALKRSNSFSLVDESLESGGTDCFEWKGTIDSNMITSEWLATQYIYLLRQFKLGVLQKAADLKNEVASSKIQFMKEIRLDRVLAKYRNTQSEYTKTVSRYCDLNDKFKTSYKISARLKYELRLLLQKTKEVETNLKSLEDINIQSLEQTIKKAAADFHVKAEKSQNMVQPCDRYNQVSDPNDLEWKTIIAKPYLIFYIFVCYIRCLWLMYFENRAVLSSGDESRAFQKLFQQIYNGKGSGPKHD, encoded by the coding sequence ATGTCAGATGTTGGCCTTCCACCTTTAATGTGGGCCTATTTACAACCAGCGGTATTGAGTAGCCATGGAAGCTCTATGTCTCCTTCTGTTGCTACTCCTATTGCTACTCCTATTGCTACTCCTACTCATAGTGAACATGAGTCCGAGGACTTCTTCAGCTCAGGCTCTTCATCCGTCGTCTTCGTGTTTCCAGATACTATTGCATTCGACCATGTCAGAGATAAATGTCACCACGCATTTGATACGTTACCAGTATCACAGATCAAAATCGTAGGCTTTGAGTCGTATTTGATCGAACAGTGGATGTGCAGTAGACAGACCAAGAATCAGATAGTCATCTATACTGGTAATCTTAGCGATACCGTGGTGGCATATCGTCTTGAGATCGTCAACAACCGCTCAATATGGCCGTCCAGTTTTCGTCATTATATTGACGAGCTAAGTCGTTCAAAACATTCTTTCCCTACTCAATCTGAGTACGGTACCATCTATGTGACCAACGTGGCTCAGCTTGACGCTTCTTTATCATTAGTCCCCGTCCCTAGTGGAAATCTCAAAGATGTTTACTCCTGCTATGTTGTCAACCATGACCTAAAGCGTCTCGGTTGTGGTTCTAGATCTGCTACTGTCATTTCTATTCCTCCTAAACCAGTTGAGGATAAGTTCAAGTCCACTTTCCACATTCCTCATGAGGTCTCTTTGGACTATGCAGTCAGAGAGTTCGTTATCGTCTTACAAACATTTCTCTACTACTACGGTTTTCTAAGGCCCCAATTTTGTGACGGTCTTTACTGCGATAAAACTGAACTTGCACTCTCCCAATGGTGGAGAATGGTCTCCGATATAAAGTACTGCACGTCTCTTTTGAAGCGACGGCCTCCTAACTGTACCCTAGCCATTTCTGTGCGCAGTGTAATTGGATTCACCTTATTTATAAGGACTCTGCTCGATCTAGGTAGCAACAGTTTTATAACTCCAAAGGACGTTATGGATGCAAGAGGATTCCGACTgtcaattcttctatttcaaAAGTCCCAAAAGATTTATAGAGAGAAATCTCATGAAGCATTTTTGGACCATGAAACGCTTGTGAAGCTTTTTGAATGGGCAAAAACTGTCAAGACCAACCAAAACTTCGCAAAGGACTTAACCAAGgtgaagaatatgatgaaAAACACCGTCATGGACTTTGCCTCGgcgaagatgaaggaaaCCTTTGCAGGAATATCCCCATCTTCTAAAGATGCTTCTAAAAAATTCATTGACTGTCAAGATTTTGAGCAATTTCTCTTGCTTAACCTTGGCAGGCAATTGCAGTACCTTTTCCTTGGTAAGGGTAGACCCATTGAAATCAATAagatttctttggctgCCGAATACAGACGTCTTCAGAAAACGTTGTTGGGGCCTTCTGATAATAAGGTCAATCATGGCAGATTACAGATGACCTCATCCAATGATTCTAACGGACCTAGTGCATCTAATGAATGTCGCGGGCACTATGACGAATTGCCAACTTCTCGTGATAGAATAGGTACCTATGGTACTAATGTAATTTACGATCACAATGGTACGGGTATAATAGATCATTCGCATGGTCAAAAAGGCTCCGGCGAGTGTCCATATTCTTATCGTCAGTTATGTCGggaagatgcagaaggATTGATATTTGAGAAGAGGCTTAAAAGACGTCATAGCATTCCATCGATAGAAAAAGAGGCCAATATTTATGGTACAGAGATGGAGGTTCTTCGGAGCGCGAGTGATATCAATAAGGGCGTGCTTTACTCCTCGTCTGGAAAGCATGCCTGtgctttgaagagatcaaacTCGTTTTCCTTGGTAGATGAATCACTTGAAAGTGGAGGTACAGACTGCTTTGAATGGAAGGGAACCATCGATAGTAATATGATTACGAGTGAATGGTTAGCAACTCAGTACATTTACCTATTGAGACAGTTCAAATTGGGAGTATTACAGAAAGCGGCCGATCTCAAAAATGAGGTTGCCTCATCAAAGATTCAGTTTATGAAGGAGATTCGATTGGATCGCGTTTTAGCCAAGTACAGAAACACACAGAGTGAATACACCAAAACTGTGTCCAGGTATTGTGATCTCAACGATAAGTTCAAAACCAGCTATAAGATAAGTGCCCGGTTGAAGTATGAATTGAGATTATTGTTGCAGAAAACTAAAGAGGTGGAGACGAATCTCAAGTCATTGGAAGACATCAACATTCAGTCATTGGAACAAACCATCAAGAAAGCAGCAGCCGATTTCCATGTAAAAGCAGAGAAGTCGCAGAATATGGTTCAACCCTGTGATAGGTATAATCAAGTTAGTGATCCAAACGATCTTGAATGGAAAACCATCATTGCAAAACCttatctcatcttctacaTCTTCGTATGTTACATAAGATGTCTCTGGCTGATGTATTTTGAAAACAGGGCCGTGCTTAGTTCCGGCGACGAATCCCGGGCGTTCCAGAAGTTGTTTCAACAAATATATAACGGGAAAGGTTCTGGCCCTAAGCACGATTAA
- a CDS encoding uncharacterized protein (BUSCO:EOG09343160), with amino-acid sequence MPPTVNRPLRRKVSRFSKPEKRGRKKDALEKFIESDQTVIVSSLNQLRYNILCEGIKHGEDGLCPYRIYVWSILLRTEPVETDYYMHLLQSGKSNSFDKIFNDSFRTFKKDQKFSKKVSNATLIRVLNSYALEIEESPDTGISPYVQGMNILVAPFTYVSKSEPEAFALFSRLLIKYIPTYVTPNLSGVLNGVKLVDIILELVDPKLYNYLKSKLLTAKIYALPSVLTLSACTPPLAQVLDLWDFLFSYGVHLNIFFIIAQLILIRKDLLNSQNPMMLLRQFPDLDAKKVIKLSLSFIKIIPEDLYDLVVRHTTDETVTEQINRYVT; translated from the coding sequence ATGCCTCCTACAGTGAATCGTCCATTAAGAAGGAAAGTATCAAGGTTTTCGAAACCGGAAAAGAGAGGTCGTAAAAAAGATGCTCTTGAGAAATTCATAGAGAGCGATCAGACTGTGATAGTGTCGAGTCTTAATCAATTACGATACAACATTTTATGTGAGGGAATCAAACACGGCGAGGATGGACTATGCCCATATCGGATCTATGTGTGGTCCATCTTGCTCCGGACAGAACCCGTTGAAACTGACTACTACATGCACCTCTTACAGAGCGGTAAATCCAATTCGTTTGATAAAATATTCAACGACTCGTTTAGAACGTTCAAAAAAGACCAGaagttttccaaaaaagTGTCAAATGCCACGTTAATTCGAGTGCTCAATTCCTATGCTTTGGAAATTGAGGAATCTCCGGACACAGGAATATCGCCCTACGTCCAGGGCATGAACATTTTGGTAGCACCATTCACTTATGTGAGCAAAAGCGAGCCGGAAGCATTTGCACTCTTTTCCAGACTTCTCATTAAATACATCCCCACCTATGTGACACCCAACTTATCGGGAGTACTGAACGGAGTGAAACTAGTGGATATTATTTTGGAATTGGTAGATCCGAAACTATACAACTACTTGAAATCCAAACTGCTCACTGCTAAGATTTACGCCCTACCTTCAGTACTAACGCTAAGCGCATGCACTCCACCTCTCGCCCAAGTGCTTGATCTCTGGGATTTCTTGTTTAGCTACGGGGTTCAtttgaatatcttctttattataGCACAATTGATCCTCATACGAAAAGATCTCCTGAACTCGCAGAATCCCATGATGCTCCTAAGGCAATTTCCCGATTTGGATGCAAAGAAAGTCATTAAGCTATCACTTAgcttcatcaaaatcatcccCGAGGACTTGTACGATCTAGTGGTGAGGCACACCACCGACGAAACGGTAACTGAACAGATCAACAGGTATGTAACATAA